The DNA region TACTTCATAGACGTGGAATTGTTGACTCCAAGCCTCATAATGTTTGATTGGAACACCGTGAGATTCTTTATTTTTAGCTAGAATACCAAAATGGTTGGTCGTCCATGCTTCCCATGGATTTTGACCAAGATATTCCAATATATCAATCTCATCATGGCCGGTTTCATCTTGCGCCAACATCCAAATGGCTGGCCAGATTCCCTTGGAATCATTAACCTTTGCCCGAACAGCTATACGACCAAATTGAAAAGAGTATTTGTCTTTAGATTCTAAACGTCCTGATGACCATGTAACTTTTTGTGGCAATTCTGTGTTATTATAGCGGTCCAAGCCAACTGCCTTAATTAAATTTTCTTTCGTATTGTGATTGGTTGTCCGGATAGACAAGTAACTCTTATCTCCATCCTTTTTAATAGAAACAGCTCCTCGATTGTAAATGGCAGCATGATTCCACATACCATCAATAATTTGCCACTTGTTTTCATCAACCTTCTCACCGTTAAATTCGTCTGACCAAACCAAGGTATCGTATTCAGATTTAGGTGGAACGTATTCTGGAGTTGACTCGTCATAAGACTTACCTCGTCCCATGATTTGAATTTCTGAATAGCGGAGAGGCTTAGCATCTGTACGCACCCCTGTGAATCGAACATATCTAGCCTTAGAACCTTTTGGAACTGCAATAGTTAGAATCTCCCCTTCACCAATGGATAGATTGCTTCCACTGTAGACAGTCTTATAGGCATTTCCTGCATTATAGTCATCATCTAAATCTACGCGAAAATTGCGATAATCTCCTGGTGACAGCTTAACCTTGATTTCCTCAATGGTATAAATATTTTTAAACTCATATTGCAGATAAGCAGCATTTCCTGTTGATTCTTGCGTAGTATAATTATCATCAAACTTGCCATCATTGATAGCATCAGGATTGCTTGGCGCCTTTCCATAAAAATACGGTTTTTTCAAGGCAGCAAGGTTAACTAGCTCAGTCTGCGATTCTTCATCAGCATTCGCATCTGCTTCTACTTTAGCCAACACTTCAACCTCATTAAATAGAACACCATTGCTATAACCTTTCCAGGAACTATTGGTATTTTGAATATAATGACCCCGACCCCAAATACGGATATAACGCGCATCAATCGGTGTTGATAATTGAATAACCTGCGGTTGCCCCTTTGTTTCAACTGTTTCTACCACATCTGCTTTCTCAAAAATAACCTTTGTGGTCTCAGGAGAAAAATCTGCACTTGTAGACAATTCAACCTTGACATCCTTAAACGTTGATATGGCATTTTCATAGGTATTCCGATGAATTTTTATAGTATGAACAGGAACCGTTTTCTCGAAATCATACTGAATGTGGACATGATCCCATTTTGAATAACCATTATCAGCTCCACCAGTTTCTTCACCTGCAATAATTTTCGTATTATTGTTAGTATCATCAGCACTACCATAAATTGTTCCATCGGTGGCTGCTGTTGGATTTTTTATCGTAACTGAAGGAATAGTTGTCAACTCTGAAGCCATCAGGTGCTGACTATTGGTTGTAGGCTCTTTGCCTTCTATCACATTTTTGTCAACTACTTTAGATGGCTCTTTGCCTTCTTCTGGCGCTAAAGCTTTTGTTTCTCTCAGAGAGTCTGATTCTGGTGCTCCTTGTCCCAAAATAGCAGTTGACTCATCAGTCGCTGCTATGTCCTTGTGACTAACCACTGTCGATTCTTCTGTTGAGAGTTCATTGGCAGCAGCAATCTGCTCTGCCCACATCAAAAAGCTAGCACAGACTAAGAGCTGCCCCAGAATGACTTTTTTTGCAAACTTACTAGGTTCCTTTTTCATCGTTCCCTCCTATAATGCTTGTAAGTTTATGTTACCGGTAACCAAAATAAATCAATACACACAATATTCCAGACCAACTACTATAGTTTTTGATAAAAACTAGTTTGAATGACTATTAGGTGCACTATTATATTTGTGATTACCATCCTACATCACAACTATAACATGTAATCTCTTTATTATAGAATAGGCTAGCTTGACCTTTTCTATATGCAAATGGGCTTTATTCCTAAAATAGCATATAATAAGTCACATTTTCATATATTACTAGCTCTTCCCTGCAAAATAGGAGCTAGTTCTATCTGGATGAGATACTAATAGCCTATTTGCTGTTTTTTAAACAATTAAAACCTGCAAAAAGAGTTCTCAGGTTAAAACCCAAGAACTCCACTTTAATACATATTTTACTATTCAGCAGCCAAGCGGTAGATAGCCTCTGCATAAATATCCATTGTTTTATATAGATCTGCTAGTGGCATGCGTTCATTTTCTTGGTGTTCTGTCTGCTCTGTATCAGGGAAACAAGCACCAAAGGCCACACAATTTGGCATGGTTCTAGCAAACGTTGCACCACCTGACGAAATTGGTTGGCTCGTCAAATCTCCAGTCTTATCCTGATAGACAGCCATGAGTGTAGAGACAAGTTCGCTATCTAATGGAACATAGAGAGCTGCTAGGTAATCATATTCTTCATAGGTCAAACCACATGCTTCTGCCTTAGCTTGCAGCGTCGAAACAAGCCAATCCTTATCTGTTGTGACAGGAATACGAATATCCAGACGGATTTCTGATCTCTTAGCACTGATAGTCAGTCCAGCAATATTGAAGCTGAGCGTACCTGATGGTGCGTCTGTCACATCCCCAAATAGCTTAAAGCCCGTTGCATCTTCACCGATAGCATGAACAATGAAATCCAGAGCTGGATGACTCTCAAAGTGCTCCAAAGCTTTGGCTAAACGAACAATAGCATTAACACCTTCGGCAGCATCTTTTGCATGACGAGAAATTCCTAAAACTGTTATTTGATCATCCTTGGCTTCATAATCGAAACCTAGTTGATCTAGTTCAGCAATTACACCCGCTAATAAATGACCTGAATAACTAGCTTTTGCAGGTACCACATTATAAGCAGTCCCCGCTTCAATATTGAGACAACTATGTCCTGGTCCATGTAACTTGGCTTGCAGTAAACCTTTTTCAGCATAGGTCAATGGGAAAGATGAATCTGGAGCAAATCCCATGGTCGCTACTTCTTCTAGCTGATTATAGCGGTTCATACAACGCCATAGGGTTTCTTCATCTGTACCAAAAATAAAACGGATTCGTTTATCAAAGTGAACACCTGCATCCATTAGTGCCTTGACAGCAAATAAAGCCGCCATAGAAGGTCCTTTGTCATCTTGAACACCACGTCCAATAATATGATCGCCTTGCACCACCGCTTCAAATGGTGGTGTTTTCCATTTGGTCACATCACCTGCAGGTACAACATCCAGATGACAGAGAACAGCTAACAGCTCTTCTCCCTGACCAATTTCAGCGTAGCCATAATAACCAGCAGGATCCAAATAGGTTTTAAAACCCATCTTCTCCGTCAAAGCTAGAGTATACTCCAAAACTTCCTGAATAGCTTGCCCAAATGGAGTATCTGCTTGGTGCTCATGCAAGACAGAAGGAAAGGCAACTAATTCCTGAATAGCTCGAACACATTCCTCTTGATGAGTTGATTGAATAAAACTTGTTCTCATTGTTTCCCCTTTCAATGTGGTGAAATACTATCAGCTTTAGGTATATCCATTCTATCATAAATAGAAAAACTGAGCTAGACACAATTTTAACCAAAGAAATCGATCTAACTCAGAATTTCATTTAGAAGAATGTTGCAATAACCAAAATAGCGATGGAAGCAATCACAATACCTGCAATCAATTTACCTACAAACTTGTACCAAGTACCAATTTCAACACGACCAAGTGCCAAAGCTCCCATTACGATACCTGATGTTGGAGCTACCAAGTTTAAAACACCTGAAGCAGCTTGGAAGGCTGTAATAACCAAGTGAGCTGGTACATTGACAAATTCTCCAAGCGGTGCCATGATCCCCATGGATGCACCTGCAAGTCCTGATGAAGATGGAATCAAGAAGGACATTGGCAAATAGAAGAGATAAGTCAAGACAATAAAGATTTGAGATGACAAACCTTTCAACCCAACTTCACCCCAATGAAGAATGGTTGCGGTAATCATACCATCGTTCATGATTACTTGGATACCACGTGCCACTGCACAAATCAAAGCTACGCTGAAAATATCAGCTGCACCGTTCATGAAAGCCTTAACCAAGCGCTCTTCGCTCATGCCATATACCAAACCTGCTACAATAGCTGCTACAGCAAAAAGCATTGCTCCTTCTGGGAAATACCATGTACCGAGCGCAGCAGTTGATGAACCAATCACCTGACCGATGAATGGGAGAGCAACCAACCAATCTTTGAACTGTTTAAAAATGTTTATACCCAAGTCTCCCCAAGGGATGAAACTACAAATCATCAGAACAAAGGTCAAAACAAAGACCCAAAGAACACGCTTTTGCGCAGGCGTTAATTCTGCCTTCACTTCTTGAGTTGCTGCCACATTAAAGTGTGCCATATCTGCTTCACGTTGCTTGTAAACAAGAGACTTAGTTGGATCATTTTTTACTTTTTCAGCATAGTTTGCGACAAAGGCGATCCCCATTGCTAACATCACAACGAAGAAAATCAATCGCCAAATCATACCGTCTGCCACACTAACTCCGGCTGCATCAGCAGCGACAACTGTAGCAAATGGGTTTACAGTTGAAGCCAAGCAACCAATCTGCGAACCGAGCAAGATAATGGCCACACCAGTAATTGAGTCGAAACCAACAGCCATCATAACTGGGACAATGAGTGGGAAGAAGGCCATGGTTTCTTCGCCCATACCATAGGTAGAACCACCCAACGCAAATAGGAACATAAGGACGTAAATCAACCATTTTTCACGACCCTTGAACCGTTTTACGATAGAAGCAATCCCTACATCAAGTGCACCTGTTTCGTTGACAACGCCTAAAAAGGCACCAACCATCAGGATAAAGAAGGCAACATCAATAGCTTTACTAGTTTCGCCATGTCCCAACATAGCGCGAATAGGAGCCATTAGTACATCCCAAATCCCTTGTTGATTTTGCTTAACCGCTTCATAAGTTCCCGTAATAAACTTACCAGCCTCATCCTTCTGATACTGACCTGCTGGAATAATCCATGTCATAATTGCCATCACGGCAATAATGAGTATCAATATAGTATAAGACGAAGGCAACTTAAAGCCTTTTTTCACTTTTTCGCTCATCGCAAAAAACCTCCTATAATATTTTTATAACCAATAATAATCCAAAACTGATGAGAAAATAAAGTTCAAGCTAGTCTTCCCTACTTCCAATTCTTAAGTAGCAGGCTGGAAAACTCCGCCAGAATTTCTCACTCATCAAGATGAATCAACACCTATCGTTTTGACTTTCAAAGAGAATTTATTTATTCTTTATTGCAAAGAAAGTTATATTCACAATAACCTAATCAAATATCCACCTAAAACCAAGAGATTATGCATCTCTTCCAGTATTTTTAGACTTAATGACCACCAAAACCTGCTTCAGCAGTCCCAAGGACCGTTTCTTCTGCCACTTTCGAACTTTTAAACAGCAGGCTAAAAACACCGTTTTGATTATCAAAGAATATCATCCTGAAAACATTGCTTATAGATAGATACTTGATAGGAATTTGATGGGAAGAGGGAAAAGTATGAAACATGCTCAACTTTTTCCCTGCATCCATCAATAAAATAACCCGTCCAACTTTACTGTTTGACAATGATTGTCCCACTGTCTGACTCAATCAATGCACCTAAGTTTTCTAGCGATGTAATAACTGCTTTTGATTCCGGTTTATTATTCACAAAAGCAATAGCTGCTTGAACTTTTGGCAACATAGAACCTGGCGCAAATTGGTTTTGTTGGATATATTCCTCCAATTCAGCTACGGTTACTTTTTCTAATTTTTCCTGATCTGGCTTGTTGTAGTTAACAAAGACATAATCCACACCCGTCAATACGATAAACAAGTCAGCATCCACCAATTCAGCCAAACATTGAGAAGCGAAATCCTTATCAATAACCGCCTCAACACCTGAAAGAGTACCATCTTGTTCCTGCACAACTGGGATACCACCGCCCCCAGCAGCCACAACAACTTCCCCTGCATTGAGAAGGGTTCTGATAGTACCAATTTCTTTGATACCAACCGGCTTTGGCGAAGCCACAACCTTACGCCAACCACGACCTGCATCTTCTTTGAACGTTGCACCAGTCTTTTCGGCTTCTACCTTAGCCTCTTCTTCTGTATAGAATGGACCGATTGGCTTCGATAAGTTCTCGAAAGCCGGATCATGCTTATCAACGATAACCTGAGTAATGATAGAAGCTACATTCTTATCTATACCTTCCTTTAGCAGCTCATTTTCCAGAGCATTTTGCAACCAGAAACCAATCGAACCTTCTGTCATTGCTACCAAGCTATCCAATGGAAAAGCTGGGTTTTTCTCTGAATCGGCAGCAAGGTTTTGAAGAAGCAAATTCCCAACCTGAGG from Streptococcus ruminantium includes:
- a CDS encoding YfcC family protein; protein product: MSEKVKKGFKLPSSYTILILIIAVMAIMTWIIPAGQYQKDEAGKFITGTYEAVKQNQQGIWDVLMAPIRAMLGHGETSKAIDVAFFILMVGAFLGVVNETGALDVGIASIVKRFKGREKWLIYVLMFLFALGGSTYGMGEETMAFFPLIVPVMMAVGFDSITGVAIILLGSQIGCLASTVNPFATVVAADAAGVSVADGMIWRLIFFVVMLAMGIAFVANYAEKVKNDPTKSLVYKQREADMAHFNVAATQEVKAELTPAQKRVLWVFVLTFVLMICSFIPWGDLGINIFKQFKDWLVALPFIGQVIGSSTAALGTWYFPEGAMLFAVAAIVAGLVYGMSEERLVKAFMNGAADIFSVALICAVARGIQVIMNDGMITATILHWGEVGLKGLSSQIFIVLTYLFYLPMSFLIPSSSGLAGASMGIMAPLGEFVNVPAHLVITAFQAASGVLNLVAPTSGIVMGALALGRVEIGTWYKFVGKLIAGIVIASIAILVIATFF
- the arcC gene encoding carbamate kinase, which translates into the protein MTNRKIVVALGGNAILSSDPSAQAQKEALVQTAKHLVKLIKNGDNLIITHGNGPQVGNLLLQNLAADSEKNPAFPLDSLVAMTEGSIGFWLQNALENELLKEGIDKNVASIITQVIVDKHDPAFENLSKPIGPFYTEEEAKVEAEKTGATFKEDAGRGWRKVVASPKPVGIKEIGTIRTLLNAGEVVVAAGGGGIPVVQEQDGTLSGVEAVIDKDFASQCLAELVDADLFIVLTGVDYVFVNYNKPDQEKLEKVTVAELEEYIQQNQFAPGSMLPKVQAAIAFVNNKPESKAVITSLENLGALIESDSGTIIVKQ
- a CDS encoding family 16 glycosylhydrolase: MKKEPSKFAKKVILGQLLVCASFLMWAEQIAAANELSTEESTVVSHKDIAATDESTAILGQGAPESDSLRETKALAPEEGKEPSKVVDKNVIEGKEPTTNSQHLMASELTTIPSVTIKNPTAATDGTIYGSADDTNNNTKIIAGEETGGADNGYSKWDHVHIQYDFEKTVPVHTIKIHRNTYENAISTFKDVKVELSTSADFSPETTKVIFEKADVVETVETKGQPQVIQLSTPIDARYIRIWGRGHYIQNTNSSWKGYSNGVLFNEVEVLAKVEADANADEESQTELVNLAALKKPYFYGKAPSNPDAINDGKFDDNYTTQESTGNAAYLQYEFKNIYTIEEIKVKLSPGDYRNFRVDLDDDYNAGNAYKTVYSGSNLSIGEGEILTIAVPKGSKARYVRFTGVRTDAKPLRYSEIQIMGRGKSYDESTPEYVPPKSEYDTLVWSDEFNGEKVDENKWQIIDGMWNHAAIYNRGAVSIKKDGDKSYLSIRTTNHNTKENLIKAVGLDRYNNTELPQKVTWSSGRLESKDKYSFQFGRIAVRAKVNDSKGIWPAIWMLAQDETGHDEIDILEYLGQNPWEAWTTNHFGILAKNKESHGVPIKHYEAWSQQFHVYEVEWTPDVIKWYIDGKFVFQTQRGKDRDGMHTRPMFPILETQVGDGWVGDVDYNKNMTKQDSEYLIDWIRVYQKAGQEKTYFDNLDDTPANDYVIKPSRKLGQLTAVSHGQAPHENKNNFYYGGQPRYETSRLYATGQEENALIYQVKDPQSLHLTAYYKTLEDYAVYNNKAWAKEGKSVRKHLVGVNDGAIDFTVYSSADGKTWNKETTSVVDNFVEATPAYARTTFDIRGIRKGTNYIKIVFPKISGISYQLESGAKKELIASDVQLAKVTFVAADQSSFPADYTDLREEVEKIPADLSTYTSESVAALRAVLDRIDWKLNKTEQAIVDGYLAEVRAAREALVALLPGDHTKSKSIPEGYLPLISSEKSSTKKEKNLASEGAIRTGQVTGERSHRDKQVGHPEKQLPNTGMVTNTDLTIFGILGLGKLATVKSRNKGIQ
- a CDS encoding dipeptidase — translated: MRTSFIQSTHQEECVRAIQELVAFPSVLHEHQADTPFGQAIQEVLEYTLALTEKMGFKTYLDPAGYYGYAEIGQGEELLAVLCHLDVVPAGDVTKWKTPPFEAVVQGDHIIGRGVQDDKGPSMAALFAVKALMDAGVHFDKRIRFIFGTDEETLWRCMNRYNQLEEVATMGFAPDSSFPLTYAEKGLLQAKLHGPGHSCLNIEAGTAYNVVPAKASYSGHLLAGVIAELDQLGFDYEAKDDQITVLGISRHAKDAAEGVNAIVRLAKALEHFESHPALDFIVHAIGEDATGFKLFGDVTDAPSGTLSFNIAGLTISAKRSEIRLDIRIPVTTDKDWLVSTLQAKAEACGLTYEEYDYLAALYVPLDSELVSTLMAVYQDKTGDLTSQPISSGGATFARTMPNCVAFGACFPDTEQTEHQENERMPLADLYKTMDIYAEAIYRLAAE